Part of the Gigantopelta aegis isolate Gae_Host unplaced genomic scaffold, Gae_host_genome ctg4591_pilon_pilon:::debris, whole genome shotgun sequence genome is shown below.
TACgagatcatcaatatttatgtCGGGCACTGTATCAGCCGATAGGTCCTTATTTAATTCactgaaataattaaagaagTCTTCAACCGGTGTACACTTTCTGTCCTGCTTTTTGtctctttaaatattatattgaattCTTGgggtcatttgtttttaatagccTCATATTCTGCtctgttttaaatttgtaatgagaataagatttaaatatatatttcttataacATTTACTTGCGtttgttaatttcattttatttgctataGTTTTATGTTTCGAGAAACATTTTTTTgcctaaaaatattttgttcgtaGACGCTTGCACCGTTTACTGAACCAGGGTCACTTATTATCTGGCGAAGTGCCATATCTATGTTTATGTGTCGGCACGTGGCCGAATGTTAAGTTGGCCGAGTCTAAAAATAGCTTGTTCAGCGTGTCGACTGTTTGGTTTACACGTGTTGGGATATTGATAGATTCATCATCGAAAATTACCGATAGTGATTGAAGTAAGTTTGTATTCATATTGCTAATAAATTCTTCACTGTTATTGGCGTTCCATTTACGGATATTAATTAACTCCAACTCGTCATTTACACATTGGTTATGTTTAGTTTGTATGTCACGGTCTGTCTGAATCTTACAGGTAAGTACAACTGCACAGTGGATATCTGAAAAGAGTGGGtcaaaattacacacttcaaagTCAATGACAGATTTAAACATGTGGTGAGTACCAATAACATAATCAATCAAACTACAATCTCTACTGGTGACTGCacctatatttttatcttttctgCATCTACCattgaggatatatatatatattattatgtttgcaCAAATCAAGAAGTTTGGAACCATGGCTGTTAACCTTACCCTTATCCTGGCTTGCTCTGTCCCTGGGTACATTTAAAGTATCAAGCTTTGCTATATCATTTAAAAAGGTTTCCATGtcaacattatcaatatatattatattatgatcATCAAGTGTAGTGTAATCGGGCAAACATCTAGTTCTTGCATTAAAATCACCTATTAGGAGCAGAGGTTTTCCTGGTTCTGTCATTTCggaaatttcttttttaacaatatcaaaAGTATCAACTTTTAAGTATGGTGAGCCAATTGGGGGAATATACACAACACCAGCAGTTACGCTATTACCTATACACTCTTTGTCTAAAATACTAAACCATGAAATATACTGTgagttattttttacatttattttaactagGTTGGTCAGTTCATTTCTTACACCAATAACAATACCACCAGATGATCTTTTACCTTTTCTGTTATTGAAATGTAGAGTGTAACCTGGGATTAACTATGATAAGCAATCACTTTCATCTGTTTTACTTTCAGTAAAGCATAGAATATTATATTGTGAGACAAAATTTAGAAAGTCAGGTATAACCAATTTGTTTCTTAGGCCACAGACATTTAAACTGagtattttaaagtaaatacagTTGTTTCATATTGGTATAGTCTATATTATCAGTGGTTTGGgtattatatacagtgtaagaTGAAGCCTGGCTGTTTACAAAATAACTAAGGTTAGGTACATGGGTATCACTGGTAGGTTCAATAGCAAAACAGTGGGGGGTTACATGGCTATTTACAACATATGTATGCTTTGCTTTAAGGAGATGTACATCACTGATCACTGTACTGGGCTGTGTATATCCACTTGTATTACTGTGATGGGTCTCACAATTTAGTTGtctatttacattatatatataagtggATTCGGGTGCATCATTGGTCTCAACATGTTCACTTGTGCTACAATTTGGGGTcatatttgttacatttttatccaCAATATGTCCACTTGTGGAACAATGGGGGGtcatatatgatattttgttgtttacatcatacatatcaatggttttaggtacatcataggtcacaatatgttcactcATAGTACAATAGGGGGTTACATgtggtatttggctatttacatcatacatatcaatggttttaggtacatcataggtcacaatatgttcactcGTAGTACAATAGGGGGTTACATgtggtatttggctatttacatgatacatatcaatggttttaggtacatcataggtcacaatatgttcactcGTAGTACAATAGGGGGTCACACgtggtatttggctatttacatcatacatatcaatggttttaggtacatcataggtcacaatatgttcactcGTAGTACAATAGGGGGTTACATgtggtatttggctatttacatcatacatatcaatgggtttaggtacatcataggtcacaatatgttcactcGTAGTACAATAGGGGGTACATgtggtatttggctatttacatcatacatatcaatGGGTTTAGGTACATCACaggtcacaatatgttcacttgtagtacaatagggggtcacatgtggtatttggctatttacatgATACATATCAATGGGTTTAggtacatcataggtcacaatatgttcactcGTAGTACAATAGGGGGTTACATgtggtatttggctatttacatcatacatatcaatgggtttaggtacatcataggtcacaatatgttcactcGTAGTACAATAGGGGGTTACATgtggtatttggctatttacatcatacatatcaatggttttaggtacatcataggtcacaatatgttcactcGTAGTACAATAGGGGAGTACATgtggtatttggctatttacatgatacatatcaatggttttaggtacatcataggtcacaatatgttcactcGTAGTACAATAGGGGGTCACATgtggtatttggctatttacatgatacatatcaatggttttaggtacatcataggtcacaatatgttcactcGTAGTACAATAGGGGGGTCACATgtggtatttggctatttacatgatacatatcaatggttttaggtacatcataggtcacaatatgttcactcGTAGTACAATAGGGGGTTACATgtggtatttggctatttacatcatacatatgaATGGGTTTAGGTACATCACaggtcacaatatgttcactcGTAGTACAATAGGGGGTCACATgtggtatttggctatttacatgatacatatcaatggttttaggtacatcataggtcacaatatgttcactcGTAGTACAATAGGGGGTCACATgtggtatttggctatttacatgatacatatcaatggttttaggtacatcataggtcacaatatgttcactcGTAGTACAATAGGGGGTCACATgtggtatttggctatttacatgatacatatcaatggttttaggtacatcataggtcacaatatgttcactcGTAGTACAATAGGGGGTCACATgtggtatttggctatttacatcatacatatcaatggttttaggtacatcataggtcacaatatgttcactcGTAGTACAAtggtatttggctatttacatcatacatatcaatGGGGGGGGGTCAATATGGGTCACATgtggtatttggctatttacatcatacatatcaatgggtttaggtacatcataggtcacaatatgttcactcGTAGTACAATAGGGGGTTACATgtggtatttggctatttacatcatacatatcaatggttttaggtacatcataggtcacaatatgttcactcGTAGTACAATAGGGGGTCACATgtggtatttggctatttacatgATACATATCAATGGGTTTAggtacatcataggtcacaatatgttcactcgtagtacaatggggggtcacatgtggtatttggctatttacatcatacatatcaatggttttaggtacatcataggtcacaatatgttcactcGTAGTACAATAGGGGGGGTTACATgtggtatttggctatttacatcatacatatcaatggttttaggtacatcataggtcacaatatgttcactcgtagtacaatggggggtcacatgtggtatttggctatttacatgatacatatcaatggttttagatacatcataggtcacaatatgttcacttgtagtacaatggggggtcacatgtggtatttggctatttacatcatacatatcaatggttttaggtacatcataggtcacaatatgttcacttgtagtacaatagggggtcacatgtggtatttggctatttacatcatacatatcaatggttttaggtacatcataggtcacaatTTGTTCACTCGTAGTACAATGGGGGTCACATgtggtatttggctatttacattgtacatatcaatggttttaggtacatcataggtcacaatTTGTTCACTCGTAGTACAATAGGGGGTCACATgtggtatttggctatttacatcatacatatcaatGGTTTTAGATACATCATAAGTCACAATTTGTTCACTTGTGGTACAATAAGGGATATgtggtatttggctatttacatgATACAAACCATTGGGATTCAGATCATCTTTTGTTGCAGCATAATTTTGATTTAGTTCAGGTACCTCATTTGTCTTAGCATATTCATTTACATTCTGAgccacacaaaaaacatttggtgTGTTATTTAGCCAGGTATGTTGTGATGTATAGGGAAGAGTTACTTTATGTTGTACACAGTTGGTGCCTCCATGGCAGTCCTAGCTAGAAGATGCAGTGGCTAATGTACCAAATGGATTTCTGTCCGCAAAGTCAGGGGCAGGGGTGGGAGTTTGTACTCTATTCCTCTTTCTGGGTGGGGCTCTGCTACTGCTGTGAGCGTCCATATCTTGGTGTGTGATATTCAGATGTGCGGCTTTCAGGTAGGTATTCCTTGCTATCAATAAACAGTCTGTCCACTTTGAGGAATGCTTTCTGGTTCTACCTTCTGGCCTTTCTATACACAGGGTATAGCTCCTTCCTTCTCTCGGCTATTTCCCGGGGGTACTGGTCGTTGATGCCAAAAGGCTTTCCAGCAAGtgtttttgcagccattttaattttgtctttaTCTTTTAACTGCTGGAAATGGGCCACTATTGTTCTTGGTCTTGATTGGGATTGCCTGTATGGACCAAGTCTATGAGTTACTTGGATTGGGGTGTCCTCAGTGATTTCTAGTtcctttttaataaatgtttttaccaCCTCTTCTGTATTTTCGTTTTGTCCTTGGTCAGGAAGTCCAGAGAAAAGAAGGTTGAAGCGCATTGATCGAGTTTGTAAGTACAAAATATCGTCATACAATCTCTGGTTTTTATCTTGTGTTTGGTATGCAGTTTTGGATAAGTGAACTATATCGTCGTTGGCTATTTTTTCAGTTTCTTTTAAGTCATTTACAGATTGTCTTAGCTGGTTATTTTCACTTCTGATCTCCTCAAAAGTATTGCTCATGAACTGGCAACTCTGTTCTACCTTAGTTATTCTCTCGTTGGCGGCGTCGACACTTCTACGTAGATTCATAAGTGAGCTTTCTATCGTGCATATCTTGGTCTCTATTGTTTCTAGACGTTCAGTTCGTTTGTAGATTTCAGAAGTGGTGGAGGTAAGCTGAGCGATCTGTTCACAGAGACTTACGATCCAAGGAGGAGGAGTTGTCAGTGCTTGTTGCGAATTACCAGTTTGCGCTGACGACGTTGTCGGCAGATTTTGTACTTGTGGTATGTACATTAAATTGTTGGTTGTACCAGCGTGAGGGACAGGTGTGGCGCTTGTATTCATAGAGCCTGGTGGAATTGACATTGGCATTTGTGAATTATAGACGTAAGAAACCTGGGGTACTTGTGCTACCAGTGTAGGGTTTGAGTTCACAGACTTTTGTTGGGTGGGTCTTTGTTTACGTTGGCGGACGCCATGTTTGGTATTCCAGAACATCGTCGGTTTGATGGTTGTTTAGCTGTTTTACCACCTTTAGTCATATTAAACAACTACCAAGATACCGCATCATTGCCAGTATATCTCCAGAGAGCTTATTAATCATTGTATACCTGTATATATCTTCAAAAAAAAACAGACATTTTTTTTGCAGCATCGGATTTTCTGTCCTCCCATCCACCATCTTGTCACAATACCCAAACGATGGCAGTACTACTTTTATACATGATTATCTGGGCACATCTGCCATCGACCTAACTATCACCTCTAACAACATAGATGCAAACGCCAAATGGGAAGTGTTGGAAACTCTCAATAGCGACCACCTTCCCATACTAACCagttataaatgtaatactacCTATTCTGAAGAAGATAAATTTGTacctaaatttaattttaataaagctAATTGGGCTGGCTTTACAAATGATTGCAATAACATCAAGCTAGACGATAGATTAAACATTGACGACGCCACTAATAAACTCACTAATAAAATTATAGAAGTAGCAGAGAAAAATATCCCTAAAACTAAACCTTTTAATGAAAATAGACCAGTTAATTGGTGGACAGAcgaaattaaatccaaatgcGGCTTCAGAAACAGGATGCGTAaactctataaaaaaaaccccagggaAACAAGATTATCACACTAAACATAAAATAGCTAAATGCGTAGTAGGTAAACTTATTATTAATGCTAAACCAGCCAGCTGGCATAAATTCTGTGGTGAAATTAACAATAGAACtctattagagaaatgtggaaaaacATTAAGGCTATTCAAGGACAATGCGCTAATTCCACAGTCCTCAAAAATCATAAAACAGCAACCACTAATAAAAAAAGGCCAACCTTCTTAGAAAAACCTTCAGTAAAAACAGTAGCAACGAAAATTTCCCTAAACAATTTTTTgaaaatcttaaaaaaaaaaaattccttacCAACTAATGATACTGATACACCAAAATCACCCAAACACTGATAACCTAGAATTTAACCAATCGATAACACTAATAGAACTAAAAACAGCCATCGGGCCTGATCAAATAAGCTACACATTACTTAAGCACATGCCGGACGTAGCCTCAGAGGTAATGTCATCGCTATTTAACCGAATTTGGAGAGAGAATCAAATGCCCACTATATGGAAGCACGCAGAATGCTTTAGTCTCCCTAAAGCGGGCAAAGATCATTTCCTCCCAGGGAGTTACAGACCGATAACACTCATGTCCCACATGTGCAAAACTTTAGAAACCATTATCAATAAACGCCTTAATAACTACCTACTCGAAAATAACCTAATCACTAATGTACAGAGCGGCTTTAGAACTAAATACTCAACAATAGACCAAATATTTAGGCTACAAAATAGTATTAACGACGCATTTCGTAAATCACATAACATTTTAGCAATATTCATACattgaaaaagcatttgatatgGTCTGGCGTCAAGGCCTACTAAATAAACTACAAAGTAATGGTATTAAaggtaatatgtttaattttattaacaactTTATTCATAATAGTTCAATCTCAGTTAGGGTAAATGGTCACTACTCGGGtaaaacagaaataacaaaTGGTATACCGCAAGGTTCGGTCCTCTCACCAACCTTGTTTAACAACTTTATCaatgacataactaaagcactCAATGCTAAAGGGAAAAGTAGATCAACCACTCCCTTAAATACAGCACTGTCTGCCGATGACTGCGCCATCTGGCGCACAGGCAGAACTACCACTAATTTATTTAACCTCATGCAAGCGGACATGAATAAGCTTAACAAATGGGCCCTGGACTGGGGCATTaaactatcagaaactaaaactgtCTGTATGCTctttaataaagtcaataaagCAGATAACCATCAACTAAAATCAAACGACAAAATAATTCCAAGAGTCAAAACTTTTTAATTTCTAGGTGTAACCTTTGATTCCAAACTAACCTTTAATGATCACATTAATGATATAGTTAAAAGCTCAAAAAGAACTCTAAACCTACTAAGAGCCATCTCAGGCACAAGATGGGGAGCGCAAACAGAAGCAATacttatggtttacaaagcatgcatactctccaggatagactatggagcccaagcctacagttgCGCCACCCCAAACTGTTGCATAAACTAGATATCATCCAAAACCAGGCACTGAGAATCATAGCTAAAGTCCCGTCAAACACCAGCGGACAAAGCCTGGAAGTAGAATTTTATATTATGCCACTAAAATATCGCCGAAACCTTCAACATCTTAACTACCATCAAAAAATCCACTCATTAAAATTAGATCACCCAGTCCAGGAACTTACCCCAACCATAACCAAACCAGGACTAGTCTTTAAAACCAATCAACATCTTAACGATTCTTTCACTACTAAAGCTAGTAAACTAGAAATAAAAGTAGGAATAGATAACACACCAGTATCACCATACCATATTAACCAACCAATTGAGTGCCATACGCCatatccaataaaaaaaatagctacggattcaactcccatttccaccatttaaaaaaatcctgtttGAAGCCGCAGCTAATGAAAACTACCCTGAGCACATCCATATCTACACGGATGGCTCTAAAAACCCTGATAACGGTACGGTTGGCTTCGCagtagttgaagaaaaaatatcaatGGTGCGTCACATGTGatatttggctatttacatcatacatatcaatGGGTTTAGATACATCATAagtcacaatatgttcactcATAGTACAATGGGGGGTCACATGTGATATTTGGCTATGTATATCATACGTAGCAATGTTTTTTGATACATCATAtgtcacaatatgttcactcatagtacaatggggggtcacatgtggtatatggctatttacatcatatatatcAATGGGTTTATATACATCATAAGTCATACGTTCACTTGTAGTACAATGGGGGGTTACATGTGatatttggctatttacatcatacatatcaatatgttcacaatatgttcacttgTAGAACAATGAGGGGTCACATGTGacatttggctatttacatcatacatatcaatatgttcacaatatgttcac
Proteins encoded:
- the LOC121392812 gene encoding uncharacterized protein LOC121392812 yields the protein MPMSIPPGSMNTSATPVPHAGTTNNLMYIPQVQNLPTTSSAQTGNSQQALTTPPPWIVSLCEQIAQLTSTTSEIYKRTERLETIETKICTIESSLMNLRRSVDAANERITKVEQSCQFMSNTFEEIRSENNQLRQSVNDLKETEKIANDDIVHLSKTAYQTQDKNQRLYDDILYLQTRSMRFNLLFSGLPDQGQNENTEEVVKTFIKKELEITEDTPIQVTHRLGPYRQSQSRPRTIVAHFQQLKDKDKIKMAAKTLAGKPFGINDQYPREIAERRKELYPVYRKARR